The ANME-2 cluster archaeon DNA window TAGGCATCAATTCGTGTATCTTTGAAAGTCAAGTTAGATAAAGATCAAAATAAAGAAATGTTACTTAGGATTATTGGTGAAGAATTAGACGATAATTTCTATATCATAACAACGTATAAAACATCAAAGATAGATAAATATTGGAAAGGAGAAAATTATGAAAGCAGTCTATGATCCCGAAACAGATACTCTTACTTTAATTCTTAGGGATATACCAATTGCAGAAAGTGATGAGATAAAAGAAGGTCTTATAATCGATTATAGTGAAGATAATAAGATTGTAT harbors:
- a CDS encoding DUF2283 domain-containing protein, with amino-acid sequence MKAVYDPETDTLTLILRDIPIAESDEIKEGLIIDYSEDNKIVSIEMLDASENVAEPQAFSYEIKGRKATA